From a region of the Drosophila ananassae strain 14024-0371.13 chromosome XL, ASM1763931v2, whole genome shotgun sequence genome:
- the LOC6504712 gene encoding fibrinogen C domain-containing protein 1: protein MIGSGWMEVFYKFYQSTELNQTYDQYINGVRDVRQEHFIGLEKLHILTTQIPHEVYMSSSYSRFYKVKCESFVVGGRSEGYSLKRLHGCNTDTESLQLTQGTKFSTFDRDQDGNPDHNWAQELGFGFWFSSEKPILDRFKNFNFFIRRIEDLPSNLLQKWKFT, encoded by the exons ATGATTGGATCTGGATGGATGgaggttttttataaattctatCAATCAACGGAATTGAATCAAACATATGATCAGTATATAAACGGAGTTAGAGATGTGAGGCAGGAACACTTCATTGGACTTGAAAAATTACACATTTTAACGACCCAGATCCCGCATGAGGTGTATATGTCCTCTTCTTATAGCAGATTCTATAAAGTAAAATGCGAGAGCTTCGTTGTGGGCGGCAGGAGTGAAGGTTACAGCCTGAAACGGCTTCACGGATGTAATACAGATACCGAGTCCTTACAGCTCACCCAGGGAACAAAGTTCTCGACATTCGATCGCGATCAAGATGGAAATCCGGATCACAACTGGGCACAAGAATTGGGCTTTGGATTCTGGTTTAGTTCTGA AAAGCCAATTTTGGAtagatttaaaaatttcaatttttttatccGAAGGATTGAAGATCTCCCAAGCAACCTCCTTCAGAAGTGGAAATTTACATAA